A window of the Parabacteroides merdae ATCC 43184 genome harbors these coding sequences:
- the tilS gene encoding tRNA lysidine(34) synthetase TilS gives MRDVVRAYIEKYRLLTENRPVLVGVSGGADSIALLTILVESGYSCIAAHCNFHLRGDESLRDEQFVREYARKLDVPFLMTDFDTRKYAADRHLSIEMAARELRYGWFEEQRAATGAQAVAVAHHRDDSVETLLMNLVRGTGIRGMSGIRPRNGFVVRPLLAVSREDILEWLAGRGLTYVTDSTNLSDAYTRNFIRLRVLPLLEEINPSVKDAIARTSEHLSAAEAVYLHVVEEARNAVVEQGDRLSIAALMRYPSPDAILYELLKTYGFTRPVAEDVYLSLTKESGKTFFSSTHRLIKDRDYLLLSPLVKEEVREYTLTGGEKVWSGPVELSFEKIVIKEDFHIRKDKNIAYFDYDKLTFPLTLRTWKEGDWFIPFGMKGRKKLSDYFSDHKFSRLDKERTWLLCSGGAVIWIVGERSDNRFCLDKTTKSVLVVNFFPTKSESN, from the coding sequence ATGCGCGACGTTGTCCGTGCATATATAGAGAAATATCGGTTGCTTACGGAAAACCGTCCGGTTCTGGTCGGTGTAAGTGGCGGAGCAGATTCAATAGCCCTACTCACCATTTTGGTGGAGTCGGGCTATTCCTGTATTGCGGCGCATTGTAATTTTCATTTGCGGGGAGACGAATCCCTGCGTGACGAACAGTTTGTAAGGGAGTATGCCCGAAAACTGGATGTCCCTTTCCTGATGACGGACTTCGATACCCGGAAATATGCAGCCGACCGGCATCTCTCCATTGAAATGGCTGCCCGCGAGTTGCGCTATGGCTGGTTCGAAGAGCAACGGGCTGCAACCGGGGCGCAGGCTGTCGCTGTGGCTCATCATCGTGACGACAGTGTGGAAACGCTTTTGATGAATCTGGTACGTGGGACCGGCATCAGGGGAATGAGCGGGATTCGTCCGAGGAACGGTTTCGTGGTGCGCCCTTTGCTTGCCGTGAGCCGTGAGGATATCTTGGAGTGGCTTGCCGGACGCGGTTTGACGTATGTGACCGACAGTACCAACCTTTCCGATGCTTATACGCGCAATTTTATCCGCCTGCGTGTCCTTCCGCTTCTGGAGGAAATCAATCCTTCCGTGAAGGATGCGATCGCCCGTACGTCCGAACATCTGTCGGCAGCCGAAGCCGTTTATCTGCATGTGGTGGAAGAGGCGAGGAATGCTGTGGTCGAGCAAGGGGACCGCCTTTCGATTGCCGCCTTGATGCGTTACCCGTCGCCCGATGCTATTTTATACGAGTTACTCAAAACCTATGGCTTTACTCGTCCGGTGGCGGAGGATGTTTATTTGTCCCTGACGAAAGAATCGGGCAAAACCTTTTTCTCTTCTACGCACCGGTTGATAAAAGATCGGGACTATTTATTGTTATCTCCCCTTGTAAAAGAAGAGGTCCGTGAATATACACTGACCGGTGGCGAGAAAGTTTGGTCCGGTCCTGTCGAACTTTCTTTCGAGAAGATTGTTATTAAGGAAGATTTCCATATCCGGAAAGATAAAAATATCGCTTATTTCGATTACGACAAACTGACTTTTCCGCTTACCCTGCGTACATGGAAAGAAGGAGATTGGTTTATTCCTTTTGGCATGAAAGGGCGGAAGAAATTAAGCGATTATTTCTCGGATCATAAATTCAGCCGTTTAGATAAGGAACGGACGTGGCTTTTATGCAGCGGAGGCGCTGTTATCTGGATTGTAGGAGAACGTTCCGATAATCGTTTTTGCCTGGACAAAACAACTAAAAGTGTGTTAGTTGTGAATTTTTTTCCGACAAAAAGCGAGAGTAACTGA
- a CDS encoding zinc ribbon domain-containing protein — protein sequence MATDKQSAEKEITVEEKLSTLYQLQTMMTEIDKIKTLRGELPLEVQDLEDEIAGLETRLQNYQSEIKDFENAVVEQKHKITESTGLIEKYKAQLDNVRNNREFDNLSKEIEFQGLEIEFSEKKIREFGEAINRKKEEIAELSERLEGRKADLVQKQGELEQIISETKQDEEKLREKAKKLEANIEPRLLTAFKRIRKGARNGLAVVYVQRGACGGCFNKIPPQKQLDIKLRKKVIVCEYCGRIMIDPELAGIEE from the coding sequence ATGGCTACAGATAAACAATCAGCTGAAAAAGAGATTACAGTTGAAGAAAAGCTTTCTACGCTGTATCAGCTTCAGACGATGATGACTGAAATTGATAAGATCAAGACACTTCGCGGCGAACTTCCCTTGGAAGTACAGGACCTGGAAGATGAGATCGCTGGTCTGGAAACACGTCTTCAGAACTATCAGTCAGAAATTAAAGACTTTGAGAATGCTGTTGTAGAACAGAAACATAAGATTACGGAGTCAACCGGTCTGATTGAAAAATATAAAGCGCAGTTGGATAACGTGCGTAACAACCGTGAGTTCGACAACTTGTCAAAAGAAATAGAATTCCAGGGACTTGAAATCGAGTTCTCTGAAAAGAAGATTCGTGAATTCGGTGAAGCGATCAACCGTAAGAAGGAAGAGATCGCCGAACTGTCCGAAAGACTGGAAGGCCGTAAGGCTGATTTGGTTCAAAAGCAGGGCGAACTGGAGCAGATCATTTCCGAAACCAAGCAGGACGAAGAGAAACTGCGCGAAAAAGCAAAGAAACTGGAAGCGAATATCGAACCGCGCCTCTTGACTGCTTTCAAACGTATCCGCAAGGGGGCACGTAACGGCTTGGCTGTCGTATATGTACAGCGTGGTGCCTGCGGTGGTTGTTTCAACAAGATTCCGCCCCAGAAACAGTTGGATATCAAGTTGCGTAAGAAAGTGATCGTTTGCGAATACTGTGGTCGTATCATGATCGACCCTGAATTGGCAGGCATAGAAGAATAA
- a CDS encoding Nif3-like dinuclear metal center hexameric protein, with product MLRVKDILKEIEQYAPLPLQESFDNAGVQVGDVNQPATGALLCLDVTGEVVDEAIEMGCNLIVSHHPLAFKAFKSLTGSTYIERCMMKACKYDLVIYAAHTNLDNAAGGVNFRLAELIGLENVRVLSPQKGALLKLVTFVPEAYADLVRTTLFNAGAGAIGGYDSCSFSLPGSGTFRAGEGTNPFCGEIGELHVESEIRIETILPAFRKSTVTRALLSVHPYEEPVFDFYPLDNAWNQVGSGVVGELPEEESELGFLQRIKELFQVGCVKHSALTGKPIREVALCGGSGAFLIKDAISYGADVFITGEAKYNDFYDVEDRILLAVIGHYESEVCTKDIFYNIISKKFPTFAVHFSNVNSNPVKYL from the coding sequence TACTGAAAGAAATCGAACAATACGCTCCGTTGCCATTGCAGGAGAGCTTTGACAATGCAGGTGTGCAGGTAGGCGATGTGAATCAGCCGGCTACCGGTGCGCTTCTTTGCCTCGACGTCACCGGAGAGGTGGTGGACGAGGCGATAGAGATGGGGTGTAATCTGATTGTCTCTCATCATCCTTTGGCCTTTAAAGCCTTCAAATCCCTGACCGGTTCGACCTATATCGAGCGGTGCATGATGAAGGCCTGCAAGTATGACTTGGTGATCTATGCCGCCCATACCAATCTCGATAATGCGGCGGGAGGCGTGAACTTCCGTCTGGCGGAACTGATCGGGCTGGAAAATGTCCGTGTCCTGAGCCCCCAGAAAGGTGCTTTGCTGAAGCTGGTCACTTTCGTGCCGGAGGCCTATGCCGATTTGGTGAGGACGACCTTGTTCAATGCGGGAGCCGGAGCGATAGGCGGCTATGATTCCTGTAGCTTCAGCCTGCCGGGGAGCGGGACTTTCCGTGCCGGCGAAGGGACGAACCCGTTCTGTGGCGAAATAGGCGAGTTGCATGTGGAGTCGGAAATCCGTATCGAAACGATATTGCCCGCTTTCCGTAAGTCGACGGTGACGCGTGCGTTGCTTTCCGTCCATCCTTATGAAGAACCGGTATTCGATTTCTATCCTTTGGATAATGCCTGGAACCAGGTCGGTTCGGGGGTAGTCGGAGAGTTGCCCGAAGAAGAGAGTGAATTGGGCTTCCTGCAACGGATCAAGGAACTGTTCCAGGTGGGGTGCGTGAAGCATTCCGCCCTGACCGGCAAGCCGATACGCGAAGTCGCTTTATGCGGGGGGAGCGGCGCTTTCCTGATCAAAGACGCAATCAGTTACGGTGCGGACGTTTTCATTACGGGGGAGGCTAAATATAATGACTTTTACGATGTGGAAGACCGGATTCTGCTGGCGGTTATTGGTCATTATGAAAGTGAAGTCTGTACAAAAGATATCTTTTATAACATAATATCGAAAAAATTCCCTACCTTTGCGGTACATTTTTCGAATGTTAATTCAAACCCGGTAAAATATTTATAG